In a single window of the Danio aesculapii chromosome 20, fDanAes4.1, whole genome shotgun sequence genome:
- the rpl7l1 gene encoding 60S ribosomal protein L7-like 1 — translation MAEPGTEKVIKLVPENLLKKRKAYQAIKANQAKLALQQKRRVQKGIPFKFKRLEEFLQNSRRKHRDETRLARLKKRPPPPMPPAKNSLAFAVRIREIKGVSPKVMNVIQMLRLRKIFSGTFVKVSKHSINMLKTVEPYVAWGYPNLKSVRELILKRGQGKLDKRKIPLTDNTLIEQHLGKYGIICLEDLIHEIYSAGKNFRVVNNFLWPFRLSVPRHAARDKVGLMKDVGNPGPRAEDINTVIRKLN, via the exons ATGGCAGAACCTGG GACTGAGAAAGTGATAAAGCTTGTTCCTGAGAATCTTCTCAAGAAACGCAAGGCCTACCAGGCTATCAAAGCCAATCAAGCTAAACTTGCCTTACAGCAGAAGAGAAGG GTCCAAAAAGGAATCCCCTTTAAGTTTAAGCGCTTGGAGGAGTTTTTGCAAAACAGCAGGAGAAAGCATCGAGATGAGACCAGACTTGCCAGACTCAAAAAGAGACCTCCACCACCCATGCCACCAGCCAAGAACAGCCTGGCGTTCGCTGTCCGCATTAGAGA GATCAAAGGTGTGAGCCCTAAAGTGATGAACGTCATTCAGATGCTGAGACTCAGGAAGATCTTCAGTGGCACCTTTGTCAAAGTCAGCAAGCATTCAATAAACATGCTTAAGACTGTGGAACCTTATGTTGCCTGGGG GTATCCAAACTTGAAATCAGTGCGCGAGCTCATCTTGAAAAGAGGCCAAGGAAAGCTTGATAAAAGAAAAATTCCTCTCACCGACAACACACTCATAGAGCAGCATCTAG GAAAATATGGCATCATCTGTTTGGAGGACCTCATCCATGAGATCTACTCTGCTGGAAAGAACTTCAGGGTGGTGAACAACTTCCTGTGGCCGTTCCGTTTGTCAGTACCAAGACATGCTGCTAGAGACAAAGTTGGACTAATGAAAGATGTTGGAAATCCTGGACCTAGAGCCGAGGACATAAACACAGTCATTAGGAAACTCAACTGA